A region from the Candidatus Poribacteria bacterium genome encodes:
- the xerC gene encoding tyrosine recombinase XerC has product MRPASARRNAYHWTATRSDALARWASASAIERRVNRESSTVDNQLLADVVEEFLGYLTSERNYSSHTIRAYRSDFEDFAEFAKSKGATTLDGIDNLLLRSYLAHLQSAGKARTTTQRRMSAIRSLYKWLTRFGRAAKDPTIKVRTPNREKRLPKFLDPSEVDALLRVPDASTAMGARDLAILELLYSTGMRIGELVALDVDSIEADHTVKVRGKGRKERIVPIGGPAMAAISSYLAVRHEFGRSHQDPNALFLSHLGTRLTPRAIAYRLNTYLKQAGIETPVSPHTLRHSFATHLLNGGADLRIVQEMLGHVSLSTTQIYTHVTTERLREAYTHLHPRGTGSE; this is encoded by the coding sequence TTGAGACCGGCATCAGCGAGACGAAACGCGTACCACTGGACTGCGACACGATCCGATGCGCTCGCGAGATGGGCATCTGCCTCGGCGATTGAGCGGCGAGTCAACAGGGAATCATCGACCGTGGACAACCAGCTCCTGGCAGACGTCGTGGAGGAGTTCCTCGGGTATCTCACCTCCGAGCGGAACTACTCGTCGCACACGATCCGAGCCTATCGGAGCGACTTCGAGGACTTCGCGGAGTTCGCCAAGTCCAAGGGCGCGACGACCCTTGACGGGATCGACAACCTCCTGCTCCGATCCTACCTAGCGCATCTGCAGTCCGCCGGGAAAGCGCGTACGACGACCCAACGCCGCATGTCGGCGATCCGGTCGCTCTACAAATGGCTGACCCGGTTCGGCCGAGCCGCCAAGGACCCGACGATCAAGGTGAGGACGCCGAACCGCGAGAAGCGCCTGCCGAAGTTCCTCGACCCCAGCGAGGTCGATGCGCTGCTACGCGTTCCCGATGCGTCGACGGCGATGGGCGCGCGCGATCTGGCGATCCTCGAGCTCCTCTACTCGACCGGAATGCGGATCGGCGAGCTGGTCGCGCTCGACGTCGACAGCATCGAGGCGGATCATACGGTCAAGGTGCGGGGCAAGGGCAGGAAGGAGCGGATTGTCCCCATCGGCGGTCCTGCCATGGCGGCGATTTCGTCCTATCTGGCGGTGCGCCACGAGTTCGGTCGGAGCCACCAGGACCCGAACGCGCTGTTCCTGAGCCACCTCGGCACGCGATTGACTCCTCGCGCCATCGCTTACCGGCTCAATACCTACCTCAAGCAGGCGGGAATCGAGACGCCGGTCTCGCCCCACACGCTGCGCCACAGCTTCGCCACGCATCTGCTCAACGGAGGAGCCGATCTGCGGATCGTCCAGGAGATGCTGGGTCACGTCAGCCTGTCGACGACGCAGATCTACACACACGTCACGACGGAGCGGC